A genomic region of Zea mays cultivar B73 chromosome 6, Zm-B73-REFERENCE-NAM-5.0, whole genome shotgun sequence contains the following coding sequences:
- the LOC103630047 gene encoding NAD(P)H dehydrogenase (quinone) FQR1 — MATKIYIVYYSTWGHVAALAEEIKKGADAVAGVEATVWRVAETLPEEVLGKMGAAPAREDHPVISPRQLADADAVLLGFPTRFGMMAAQMKAFLDATGGLWQGQALAGKPAGVFLCTGTQGGGQETTALTAVTQLAHHGMLFVPVGYTFGAGMFGIDQVRGGSPYGAGTFAGADGSRTPTEVELAMARHQGTYFAGIAKKLKAGAAALAAEALA, encoded by the exons ATGGCCACCAAGATCTACATCGT GTACTACTCGACATGGGGCCACGTGGCGGCGCTGGCGGAGGAGATCAAGAAGGGCGCGGACGCGGTGGCCGGCGTGGAGGCCACGGTCTGGCGCGTGGCAGAGACGCTGCCGGAGGAGGTGCTCGGGAAGATGGGCGCGGCGCCGGCGCGCGAGGACCACCCGGTGATCTCTCCGCGGCAGCTGGCGGACGCCGACGCCGTGCTGCTGGGCTTTCCCACGCGGTTCGGCATGATGGCGGCGCAGATGAAGGCGTTCCTGGACGCCACAGGCGGTCTGTGGCAGGGCCAGGCGCTGGCGGGGAAGCCCGCGGGCGTGTTCCTCTGCACAGGCACGCAGGGCGGAGGGCAGGAGACCACCGCACTCACCGCCGTCACGCAGCTCGCGCACCACGGCATGCTCTTCGTGCCCGTGGGTTACACCTTCGGCGCCGGCATGTTCGGCATCGATCAGGTCAGGGGTGGCAGCCCCTATGGCGCTGGGACCTTCGCCGGCGCCGATGGCAGCAGGACGCCCACCGAGGTGGAGCTCGCCATGGCCAGACACCAGGGCACCTACTTCGCCGGCATCGCCAAGAAGCTCAAGGCCGGAGCAGCAGCCCTCGCTGCCGAAGCCTTGGCCTAA